A genomic region of Equus caballus isolate H_3958 breed thoroughbred chromosome 1, TB-T2T, whole genome shotgun sequence contains the following coding sequences:
- the ARRDC4 gene encoding arrestin domain-containing protein 4 isoform X2, with product MVGCWIFTSGPVSLSAKIERKGYCNGEAIPIYAEIENCSSRLIVPKAAIFQTQTYLASGKIKTVRHMVANVRGNHIASGSTDIWNGKTLKIPPVTPSILDCCIIRVDYSLAVYIHIPGAKKLMLELPLVIGTIPYNGFGSRNSSIASQFSVDMSWLTLTLPEQPEAPPNYADVVSEEEFSRHVPPYPPPPDCEEEACCPVFACIQEFRFQPPPLYSEVDPHPSDVEDTQPVSFIL from the exons ATGGTTGGCTGTTGGATTTTCACTTCTGGTCCGGTCTCGCTGAGTgccaaaattgaaaggaagggcTACTGTAATG gagAAGCTATTCCAATCTATGCAGAAATTGAGAATTGTTCCTCTCGTCTGATTGTTCCTAAAGCTGCTATTTTCCAAACCCAGACATATTTGGCTAGTGGGAAAATAAAgactgtccggcacatggttgccAATGTGCGAGGAAACCACATTGCTTCTGGGAGCACCGACATATGGAACGGGAAGACTCTGAAAATTCCTCCTGTTACTCCATCCATCCTGGATTGCTGCATTATCAGAGTAGACTATTCCTTAGCT gTGTATATTCACATTCCTGGTGCTAAAAAATTGATGCTTGAGCTGCCCTTAGTGATTGGCACAATTCCGTATAATGGTTTTGGTAGCAGAAACTCCAGCATTGCCAGCCAGTTCAGTGTGGATATGAGCTGGTTGACACTGACTCTGCCCGAACAGCCTGAAg CACCACCAAATTACGCGGACGTGGTGTCAGAGGAAGAATTCTCGAGACACGTTCCTCCGTACCCTCCACCCCCTGACTGTGAGGAGGAAGCGTGCTGCCCCGTGTTTGCCTGCATACAGGAGTTCCGCTTTCAGCCCCCGCCTCTTTACTCAGAG GTTGATCCACATCCTAGCGATGTAGAAGACACCCAGCCTGTTTCCTTCATTCTCTGA
- the ARRDC4 gene encoding arrestin domain-containing protein 4 isoform X1, with amino-acid sequence MGGEAGSAAAVGSEGRVKSLGLVFEDERKGCYSSGETVAGHVLLEAAEPVSLRALRLEAHGRATAAWGPSAGAAASAALSEVEYLNVRLSLREPPAGESILLLQPGKHEFPFSFQLPSEPLVTSFTGKYGSIQYCVRAVLERPKVPDQSVKRELQVVSHIDVNTPALLTPVLKTQEKMVGCWIFTSGPVSLSAKIERKGYCNGEAIPIYAEIENCSSRLIVPKAAIFQTQTYLASGKIKTVRHMVANVRGNHIASGSTDIWNGKTLKIPPVTPSILDCCIIRVDYSLAVYIHIPGAKKLMLELPLVIGTIPYNGFGSRNSSIASQFSVDMSWLTLTLPEQPEAPPNYADVVSEEEFSRHVPPYPPPPDCEEEACCPVFACIQEFRFQPPPLYSEVDPHPSDVEDTQPVSFIL; translated from the exons ATGGGCGGCGAGGCGGGGTCCGCGGCGGCCGTGGGCTCCGAGGGCCGCGTGAAGAGCTTGGGTCTGGTCTTCGAGGACGAGCGCAAGGGCTGCTACTCGAGCGGCGAGACGGTGGCGGGGCACGTGCTGCTGGAGGCCGCCGAGCCGGTGTCCCTGCGCGCGCTGCGTCTGGAGGCCCACGGCCGCGCCACTGCTGCCTGGGGCCCGAGCGCTGGCGCCGCCGCCTCGGCCGCCCTCTCGGAGGTGGAGTACCTGAATGTGCGCCTGAGCCTGCGCGAGCCCCCGGCCG GCGAAAGCATCCTCTTATTACAGCCTGGAAAACATGAATTTCCGTTTAGCTTTCAACTTCCATCTGA ACCTTTGGTAACCTCGTTCACTGGGAAATATGGAAGTATTCAGTACTGTGTGAGAGCGGTTTTGGAACGACCCAAGGTACCTGATCAGAGTGTTAAACGGGAACTCCAGGTTGTAAGTCACATCGATGTCAACACGCCAGCGTTATTA aCCCCTGTATTGAAAACTCAAGAGAAAATGGTTGGCTGTTGGATTTTCACTTCTGGTCCGGTCTCGCTGAGTgccaaaattgaaaggaagggcTACTGTAATG gagAAGCTATTCCAATCTATGCAGAAATTGAGAATTGTTCCTCTCGTCTGATTGTTCCTAAAGCTGCTATTTTCCAAACCCAGACATATTTGGCTAGTGGGAAAATAAAgactgtccggcacatggttgccAATGTGCGAGGAAACCACATTGCTTCTGGGAGCACCGACATATGGAACGGGAAGACTCTGAAAATTCCTCCTGTTACTCCATCCATCCTGGATTGCTGCATTATCAGAGTAGACTATTCCTTAGCT gTGTATATTCACATTCCTGGTGCTAAAAAATTGATGCTTGAGCTGCCCTTAGTGATTGGCACAATTCCGTATAATGGTTTTGGTAGCAGAAACTCCAGCATTGCCAGCCAGTTCAGTGTGGATATGAGCTGGTTGACACTGACTCTGCCCGAACAGCCTGAAg CACCACCAAATTACGCGGACGTGGTGTCAGAGGAAGAATTCTCGAGACACGTTCCTCCGTACCCTCCACCCCCTGACTGTGAGGAGGAAGCGTGCTGCCCCGTGTTTGCCTGCATACAGGAGTTCCGCTTTCAGCCCCCGCCTCTTTACTCAGAG GTTGATCCACATCCTAGCGATGTAGAAGACACCCAGCCTGTTTCCTTCATTCTCTGA